The following proteins come from a genomic window of Methanocella conradii HZ254:
- a CDS encoding class I SAM-dependent methyltransferase: MLLQKMLGFREDAYLIESSFEGLEVDLKTLDYLDKLGMLPDKSIDSAVRIFDKEGSSIGVAFKNKYEGGDFWFVIPYPSARAARQQTERLVNHVLDGGIVASVKKKRVASLEFKRAIREYLALSLAEGALCECDKEKEPRSFAYNEGRNKRLRSLLERLAGEHGLKLGEMEALEICCGNGMSTTAIKPLFKGVLSIDNDKCEVCNGVYHGTLEPADVMVIDAMRLTDYVHEKYDAVLGFMLGTIYEFNKGIWRMVFEESVKALKDDGFLLLTVNTREEMGFVAGVFKSMGIKGEVIDNQSKDDIYDGWAFFAIK; encoded by the coding sequence ATGCTCCTGCAAAAGATGCTGGGCTTTAGGGAAGACGCATACCTTATCGAGAGTAGCTTCGAGGGGCTTGAGGTGGACCTGAAGACCCTGGATTACCTGGATAAGCTGGGCATGCTGCCGGATAAGTCGATCGATTCCGCTGTCCGTATTTTTGATAAAGAGGGGAGCTCTATAGGGGTAGCCTTCAAGAATAAGTATGAGGGGGGCGATTTTTGGTTTGTCATACCATACCCGTCGGCGAGGGCTGCCAGGCAGCAGACGGAGCGCCTGGTGAATCACGTTTTGGATGGTGGCATCGTTGCCTCTGTAAAAAAGAAAAGGGTTGCCTCTTTAGAGTTTAAAAGAGCGATTAGAGAATATTTAGCGTTGAGCCTGGCCGAAGGGGCGCTGTGCGAGTGCGATAAGGAGAAGGAGCCCAGGTCGTTTGCCTATAATGAAGGGAGGAATAAGCGCCTCAGGTCGCTGCTTGAAAGGCTGGCAGGGGAACACGGGCTAAAGCTTGGAGAGATGGAGGCGCTGGAGATTTGCTGCGGTAACGGCATGTCCACCACAGCGATCAAGCCGCTTTTCAAGGGCGTCCTATCCATCGATAATGATAAGTGCGAGGTGTGCAACGGCGTTTACCATGGCACGCTGGAGCCGGCGGACGTGATGGTCATCGACGCCATGCGGCTTACCGATTACGTCCATGAGAAGTACGACGCGGTCCTGGGTTTCATGCTCGGCACCATATACGAGTTCAACAAGGGCATTTGGCGCATGGTCTTCGAAGAGTCGGTAAAAGCCCTGAAGGATGATGGTTTTTTGCTCCTGACGGTAAACACCAGGGAAGAGATGGGCTTCGTGGCTGGCGTTTTCAAGTCAATGGGCATTAAGGGCGAGGTCATCGATAACCAGAGCAAAGACGATATTTACGATGGATGGGCCTTTTTCGCAATCAAATGA
- a CDS encoding metallophosphoesterase family protein codes for MIIRIAAMGDLHFGVGSIKTFAPMFKAVSDEADVLVLCGDLTTKGLLEEARELAEAMESVKIPMVSVLGNHDHEANNQEEIMDILEEAGVKVLERGAFIMEGHSVGFCGTKGFCGGFTPARIAPFGERILKMFINETYKEANKVNRALKNMRASFKVVVYHYAPIRETCMGEHCEIIPFLGSSILSDPVDTFKPNLVLHGHSHHGKEKGYTAAGVPVRNVSLPIHGGRHVVYDMASFIPSAPQALKQPSAAQGSRGPSPS; via the coding sequence ATGATTATACGGATAGCGGCGATGGGTGACCTCCATTTTGGAGTAGGGTCCATAAAGACATTTGCCCCCATGTTTAAGGCCGTTAGTGACGAGGCCGACGTCCTAGTATTGTGCGGCGACCTGACTACGAAAGGCCTGCTTGAAGAGGCGAGGGAACTTGCGGAGGCCATGGAAAGCGTTAAGATACCCATGGTCAGCGTGCTGGGGAATCATGACCATGAGGCCAACAACCAGGAAGAGATAATGGACATCCTCGAAGAGGCGGGGGTGAAGGTGCTCGAGCGCGGCGCGTTCATCATGGAGGGGCATTCGGTAGGCTTCTGCGGCACTAAAGGGTTTTGTGGGGGATTCACGCCTGCGAGGATAGCGCCGTTTGGAGAGCGTATACTGAAGATGTTCATCAACGAGACCTACAAGGAGGCAAATAAGGTCAACCGGGCGTTAAAAAATATGAGGGCTAGCTTCAAGGTCGTCGTTTACCATTACGCCCCCATTAGGGAGACGTGCATGGGTGAGCATTGCGAGATCATACCTTTCCTCGGCTCCTCTATACTATCGGACCCGGTCGACACGTTCAAGCCTAACCTCGTGCTGCATGGCCACTCGCACCATGGCAAAGAAAAAGGCTACACGGCTGCGGGCGTGCCTGTCAGGAACGTGTCGCTGCCAATACATGGCGGCCGCCATGTCGTCTATGATATGGCCTCCTTCATCCCATCCGCTCCACAAGCCTTGAAACAACCCTCTGCGGCACAGGGATCACGTGGTCCCAGTCCGTCCTGA
- a CDS encoding nucleotidyltransferase translates to MRRDIAVYKEALDTLQKAGVPYVIGGGIAVAAYGRIRATKDLDLYVKPEDSARALETLGKAGFEVNPMIGVKWLSKAYKQGIPIDFILENVGGVIVTDETFKHGRYMNVAGCRMFIMSPEDLVFRKVLAMRCLRDDWYDAIAVLSNTYQAFDWDYFLGLAKNFTERVLSFLLFVRTDWDHVIPVPQRVVSRLVERMG, encoded by the coding sequence ATGAGAAGAGACATAGCGGTCTATAAGGAAGCGTTGGACACCCTGCAGAAGGCGGGCGTGCCGTACGTAATAGGGGGAGGGATAGCCGTGGCCGCATATGGCAGGATAAGAGCCACAAAAGACCTTGATCTCTACGTGAAGCCGGAGGATTCAGCTCGCGCCCTCGAAACCCTGGGTAAAGCGGGCTTCGAGGTCAACCCCATGATCGGCGTAAAGTGGCTATCTAAAGCATATAAGCAGGGGATACCGATAGACTTCATCCTTGAGAACGTCGGCGGCGTCATAGTGACGGATGAGACGTTTAAGCATGGCCGATACATGAACGTGGCGGGGTGCAGGATGTTCATCATGTCGCCCGAGGACCTGGTATTCAGGAAGGTGCTCGCCATGCGCTGCCTGCGAGACGACTGGTATGACGCCATAGCCGTCCTCTCTAATACGTACCAGGCCTTCGACTGGGACTACTTTCTGGGCCTCGCGAAAAATTTCACGGAGCGCGTCCTATCATTCCTACTGTTCGTCAGGACGGACTGGGACCACGTGATCCCTGTGCCGCAGAGGGTTGTTTCAAGGCTTGTGGAGCGGATGGGATGA
- the acsA gene encoding acetate--CoA ligase, with protein MENGVEIVEMIGDCNVCYDEVCRNGFCFDDVKKEFDWYKTGKVNIAHEAIDRHAKSWRKNKVALYWEGADGSDRKYTFQELKIRTDKLANVLKNAGVKKGDRVFVYLPRIPELYASAIAIAKVGAIFAPLFGGFRADAVRDRINDAEACMVITTPEMKRLGIDPIRKEIPSVKNILLCNIPRNYDLEPGDLSYDAEMIYASEQFEPEWCDLEDPVIMHYTSGTTGKSKGVVHVHNAMIGHYITTRWVQDLRDDDVFWCTADPGWVTGTSYGIFGPWLNGASQVVYAGRFSPEAWYWVIDKYKVTVWYTAPTALRMLMKAGDEVVKKYHLDSLRYITSVGEPLNPEVIRWAMRVYGLPIHENYWMTETGCNVIANFYSLPLKVGSMGKPFPGIEAAVVDDKGRVLPPGVPGNIVIKPGWPSMMRGIWNNPEKYSEYFRIPGWYMTGDSGFVDSDGYFWFTGRIDDVIKTSGERVGPFEVESALLEHPAVAEAGVIGKPDPLYGNIIKAFISLKPGYEGTDELKREISDFVKTKLAAHAFPREIEFKPNLPKTRSGKIMRRVLKAMELGQPLGDLATLDDE; from the coding sequence ATGGAAAACGGAGTGGAAATCGTAGAAATGATCGGCGACTGCAACGTCTGCTACGACGAGGTCTGCCGCAACGGCTTTTGCTTCGACGACGTAAAAAAGGAGTTCGACTGGTACAAAACCGGCAAGGTGAACATCGCGCACGAGGCAATAGACCGCCATGCGAAGTCCTGGCGCAAAAACAAAGTAGCCCTATACTGGGAAGGGGCTGATGGAAGCGACCGCAAGTACACGTTCCAGGAGCTAAAGATAAGGACGGACAAGCTGGCAAACGTGCTGAAAAATGCCGGGGTAAAGAAGGGGGACCGCGTCTTCGTATACCTGCCCAGGATACCCGAGCTTTACGCCAGCGCCATCGCGATAGCAAAAGTGGGCGCCATATTCGCGCCGCTTTTCGGGGGCTTCAGGGCGGATGCGGTCCGAGACCGCATAAACGACGCGGAGGCATGCATGGTCATCACGACGCCCGAGATGAAGCGCCTAGGCATCGACCCCATAAGGAAGGAGATACCATCGGTTAAGAACATATTGCTGTGCAACATACCCCGGAACTACGACCTGGAGCCGGGAGACCTGAGCTACGACGCAGAGATGATATACGCCTCCGAGCAATTCGAGCCCGAGTGGTGCGACCTCGAAGACCCGGTGATAATGCACTACACGTCTGGCACTACTGGCAAGTCCAAGGGAGTCGTGCACGTCCATAACGCCATGATAGGGCACTACATAACCACCAGGTGGGTTCAAGACCTGAGGGATGATGACGTGTTCTGGTGTACGGCTGACCCGGGATGGGTCACGGGCACATCTTACGGCATTTTCGGCCCGTGGCTGAATGGCGCCTCCCAGGTGGTATACGCAGGCAGGTTCTCGCCCGAGGCGTGGTACTGGGTCATCGATAAGTACAAGGTGACCGTGTGGTATACGGCCCCGACGGCGCTGCGCATGCTCATGAAGGCGGGCGACGAGGTCGTAAAGAAATACCACCTGGACAGCCTGAGGTACATCACGAGCGTCGGCGAGCCGCTAAACCCAGAGGTCATCCGCTGGGCCATGCGCGTCTACGGGCTGCCCATCCACGAGAACTACTGGATGACGGAGACGGGCTGTAACGTTATCGCTAACTTCTACAGCCTGCCGCTCAAGGTTGGCTCCATGGGCAAGCCATTCCCGGGCATAGAGGCCGCGGTCGTGGACGATAAGGGAAGGGTACTGCCTCCAGGCGTGCCCGGCAACATCGTGATAAAGCCAGGCTGGCCTTCCATGATGAGGGGCATATGGAATAACCCGGAGAAATATAGCGAATACTTCAGGATACCAGGCTGGTATATGACAGGAGATAGCGGCTTCGTTGACTCCGATGGCTACTTCTGGTTCACCGGCCGCATCGACGACGTCATAAAGACCTCGGGGGAGCGCGTCGGGCCATTCGAGGTGGAGAGCGCCCTGCTCGAGCACCCTGCGGTGGCCGAGGCGGGCGTCATCGGCAAGCCCGATCCACTGTATGGTAACATCATCAAGGCCTTCATATCGCTGAAGCCGGGCTACGAGGGCACGGATGAGCTTAAGAGAGAGATATCAGACTTCGTTAAGACAAAGCTAGCCGCCCATGCATTCCCACGGGAGATAGAGTTTAAGCCCAACCTGCCAAAGACCAGGAGCGGTAAGATCATGCGTCGTGTGCTAAAGGCCATGGAGCTGGGCCAGCCGTTGGGCGACCTGGCCACGCTAGACGACGAGTAG